One stretch of Juglans microcarpa x Juglans regia isolate MS1-56 chromosome 3D, Jm3101_v1.0, whole genome shotgun sequence DNA includes these proteins:
- the LOC121254254 gene encoding actin-depolymerizing factor 5-like, protein MSFQSSNLYIRRLEYRTLNIRPPLTTIFTMAMAFKMATTGMWVTEECKNSFMEMKWKKVHRFIVFKIDEGSRLVTVDKVGGPGEGYDELAASLPDDDCRYAVFDFDFVTVDNCRKSKIFFIAWSPTASRIRAKMLYATSKDGLRRVLEGIHYEVQATDPTEMGFDVIKDRAK, encoded by the exons ATGTCATTTCAAAGTTCCAATCTTTATATAAGAAGGCTTGAGTACCGCACCCTTAACATCAGACCACCTTTAACCACAATATTCACCATGGCGATGGCATTCAAGATG GCGACGACTGGAATGTGGGTGACTGAGGAGTGCAAGAACTCGTTCATGGAGATGAAATGGAAGAAGGTGCATAGGTTCATAGTGTTCAAGATCGATGAGGGGTCAAGGCTGGTCACCGTCGACAAGGTTGGCGGCCCCGGCGAAGGATATGATGAGCTTGCTGCATCCTTGCCGGACGATGATTGCCGATATGCAGTGTTTGATTTCGACTTTGTCACGGTTGATAACTGCCGGAAGAGCAAGATCTTCTTCATAGCATG GTCACCAACAGCATCAAGAATAAGAGCAAAAATGCTGTATGCAACCTCCAAAGATGGGCTGAGGAGAGTGCTGGAAGGCATCCACTATGAAGTCCAAGCAACCGACCCAACCGAGATGGGGTTTGATGTCATCAAGGACAGGGCCAAATAG